The following DNA comes from Acidobacteriota bacterium.
AGCCGTCGAAGATCTCCTTGACCTCGGCCACTGACCTGCCCTTGACCGATTCGGTCATCAGCGAGGTCGAGGCGGTGCAGATGGCGCAGCCCTCACCCTGGAAGCTGATCTCCTCGATAACCCCGTCCTCGATCCGCAGGTAAACCTTGACTGTGTCGCCGCAGAGCGGGTTGTGGCCGTCGGCAGTTCGTGTCGCGCAGTCCATGACGTAGCAGTTCCGCGGCTTCTTGTTGTGATCGAGGATGATTTCCTGGTAGAGCTCGCGCATGTCGGACATCAGCCGAAGACCTCCTGGACTTTTTTCAGCCCTGTCACGAGTGCGTCGATTTCGCGCTCGGTGTTGTAAAGAGCGAATGAAGCCCTCACGGTCGCCGACAATCCGTAGCGAGCCATCACCGGCTGTGCGCAGTGGTGGCCGGCGCGGACGGCGACGCCCTCGCTGTCGAGGATGGTCCCGATATCGTGAGGGTGGATACCGTCGACGACGAAGGACAGGACCGACGCCTTGTCGCGAGCCGTTCCAACAAGCCGGACGCCGGGCACCTCGAGCACCGCCTCGGTGGCGGCGGCCAGCAACTCGGCTTCGTGAGCGGCAACCGCGTCGAGCCCGATATCCTCGAGATACATCAGCGCAGCCGCGAAGCCGATTGCGCCTTCGATGTTGGGCGTGCCGGCCTCGAAGCGGTGAGGTGGCTCGGCGTAGGTGGTGCGGTCGAAGCTCACCGACAGGATCATGTCGCCGCCGCCCTGATAGGGCACCATGTCGAGCAGATGCTCGCGCTTGCCGTAAAGAGCGCCGATACCGGTCGGCCCGTAGGCCTTGTGGGCCGAACAGACGAAGAAGTCACAGTCGAGGTCCCTGACGTCGACCGATAGATGAGGCAGCGCCTGAGCACCGTCGACCAGAACCGGTACGCCGCGGTGGTGGGCGATCTTGATGATCTCGCGCACCGGGTTGATCGTTCCGAGGGCGTTGGAGACGTGGACGATTCCGACGATTCTGGTGCGCTCTGACAGTAGCTTCTCATACTCATCGAGCACGATGTCCCCGTCGTCGTCGATCGGGATCACCTTGAGATTGGCGCCCTTCTCCTCGCACAGAAGCTGCCAGGGCACGATGTTGGAGTGGTGCTCCATATGGGATATCAGGATCTCGTCGCCAGCCTCGAGTCGGGGGCGAAGAAAGCTCCAGGCGACCAGGTTGATGCCTTCGGTGGTCGAACGCGTGAAGACAATCTCGCGACTGTCGGCCGCCCCGAGGTGAGTCTTGATCGTTGTCCGGGCCTGTTCGTAGGCGACCGTGGCACGTTGCGACAGCAGGTGAACGCCTCGATGCACGTTCGAGCAATCACGCTCGTAGAAGCTGCGAACGGCATCGATGACTGCCCGCGGTTTTTGGGTTGTGGCAGCGTTGTCGAGATACGCGAGTGGGTGACCGTGCGATTCCTGGTGGAGCGCCGGGAAGTCGGAACGAATCTTCTCGACATCGAGGGTCGTCGCGCCGGCCGCGGTCGCGGTTGATATGGTCACTCGGAGTTCGCCTTGTCGGTCATCGCAGCGAGGCGTTCGGCGACCACGTCTTCGAGGCGTTGCCGAAGGTCGGTTACCGGGATGCGGTCGAGGATCTCGCCGGCGAAGGCCAGCGTCAGGAGTTGGGCCGCCTCGTCGCGACCGATGCCGCGTGAGCGCAGGTAGAAGACGGCCTCCTCGTCGAGCTGACCGACTGTGGATCCGTGGGTGCAGCGGACATCGTCGGCAAAGATTTCGAGCTGCGGGTTGGAGTTGACGACCGCGTCCTCGGAAAGCAACAGGTTTCGGTTCGACTGGTTGGCGTCAGTCTTCTGGGCGTCCTGGTCGACGATGATCCGGCCGTTGAAGACCGCTTTGGCTCGACCGCCGAGGATGCCTTTGTAGAGCTGATGGCTCTCGCAGTTTGGCGAGGCGTGGCGCATCGTCAGGTGGGTGTCGGCCTGTTGCTTGTCATCTCCGAGATAGAGGCCGTCGAGGGATGCATTCGCGCCTTCACCCTCGAGCACCACACCGATATCGGTGCGAGCCAACGCACCGCCGAGAGAGATCGCCTGGGCGGAGTATCGGCTGCCGGCGGCCAGTCGAGCCTGGCGCACCGCCAGGTGGTGGGCCGATGGGTGTTCCTCCTGGACGATGACGTGATCCAGAGTGGAGTTCTCGGCAAGAACCACCTCGGTTACCGGACAGCTGAGGGAAGAAACTTTGCCGACGTGATGCTCGACCACGGTTGCCCGGCTGCCAGCCTCGGCGACAATCAGGATTCGAGGCGCGTTGAGGGTTGGTCGCGCATCGGTGCCGGAGACGAAGATCAACTGGATCGGGCGCTCCAGCTCGACGCCGGTGGGCAGGTGGATGAACGCGCCGTCGGCGATGAGAGCGGAGTTGAGCGCTGCGAAGGGATGTTGATCGAGGGGCGCCAGGCTCCCGAGGTGCTGGGCAACGGTCTCTGATCCCGAGGTGGCGCCGATCACGAGATTGGAAACGACCACGCCGTCTGGACGATCGCCGATCTGGGATACATCTGGCGAGGAAATGCCGTCGACGAAGACCAACAGGTGGGCATCGGCGAGCTGCCATTGAGTCACATCCACGCGGGGTGCGACCGCTCTGGGAGCGACAAAATCTGTATCACCGATCCCTGTGAGGCGCGTGAATCGCCAGGCTTCCTGTCGCCTGTTCGGCAGGCCCTGTTCCGCAAAGCTCTCGCGGCCCTTGAGCCGCAGCCCCTGTAACAGCTCTGGCGCCGGCAGAGCGGCGGCTGCGTCGAGAGCGTCCGAAAAAGCAGTCGTCTGTGTCATGCGCCCGCCGCCTGAGCTGGCTCGAGATCGAGCCACTCGTAGCCCTGGTCCTCGAGCCGGAGGGCGAGCTCGCGATCGCCGGATTTCACGATGCGGCCGTTGATCAGGACGTGGACGAAGTCAGGCTCGATATAGTCGAGCAGGCGCTGGTAGTGGGTGATGAGGACGAAGGAACGTTCCGTGTTACGCAGCGAGTTGACGCCGTCGGCGACGATTCTCAGGGCGTCGATGTCGAGGCCGGAGTCGGTCTCGTCGAGGATCGCCAACTTCGGCTCCAGCACCGCGAGGTGAAAGATCTCGTTGCGCTTCTTCTCGCCGCCCGAGAAACCTTCGTTGACCGGGCGCTTGAGCAGCGAGTCGTCGAGCTTGACCACCTTGGCCCTTTCTCGAACTAGCTCGAGGAAATCCATCGCGTCGATCTCCTCCTCGCCACGGTGGGTGCGGATCGCGTTGAGTGCGGTGCGGAGGAAGTAGGTGTTGCTGACGCCTGGAATCTCGACCGGGTATTGGAAGGCGAGAAAAAGTCCTTCGCGGGCGCGGGTTTCGGCGTCGAGCTCGAGCAGGTTTTGGCCAGCGTAGCGGATCTCGCCGCCGGTGACCTCGTACTCCTCACGGCCGGCGAGCACGCTGGCGAGAGTGCTTTTGCCTGAACCGTTGGGGCCCATGATGGCATGCACCTCACCGGGATTGACCGTGAGGTCGATGCCTTTCAAGATTTCTGTTCTGTCCACTGAGACGTGGAGGTCTTTCAGTTCAAGTAGGCTCATGAGTTCTCCGTAACAAATGAATCGTTCTTCCGATCCCGAAAACTGCCTTCCATGCCACACGTCGGGTACGGGATCGGGAGCGGAGTGGTCATCCGACGCTGCCTTCGAGGCTCACACCCAGAAGCTTCTGAGCCTCCACCGCGAATTCCATCGGCAGCTCGCGGAAGACCTCCTTGCAAAAGCCATTGACGATCATCGACACCGCATCCTCGGTCTCGATGCCGCGTTGATTGCAGTAGAAGATCTGGTCCTCGCCGATCTTCGAGGTGGACGCCTCATGCTCGACCTGAGCGGAGGGGTTGCCGATCTCGATGTACGGGAAGGTGTGGGCTCCGCAGCGGTCGCCGATCAGCATCGAGTCGCACTGCGAAAAATTGCGGGCGTTGGACGCCTTCTTTCCGACCTTGACCAGCCCTCGATAGGTGTTCTGCCCCCGGGCAGCCGAAATGCCCTTCGAGACGATGGTCGATGAGGTGTTATTGCCGAGGTGGAACATCTTTGAACCGGTGTCGGCCTGCTGGTAGCCCGAGGTCAACGCCACCGAGTAAAACTCGCCCACCGTGTCGTCGCCCTTGAGGATGACGCTCGGATACTTCCAGGTAATGGCGGAACCGGTCTCGACCTGGGTCCAGGAGATCTTCGATCGGTCGCCCTTGCAGATGCCCCGTTTGGTAACGAAATTGAAGATCCCTCCTTCGCCGGTCTCCTTGTCGCCGGGGTACCAGTTCTGAACCGTCGAGTACTTGATCTTTGCATCCTCGAGGGCGACCAGTTCGACGACTGCCGCGTGCAGCTGGTTTTCGTCTCGCATCGGCGCCGTACAGCCTTCGAGGTAGCTGACGTACGAACCCTTGTCGGCGACGATCAGCGTGCGTTCGAACTGCCCGGTGTTGGCGGCATTGATGCGGAAGTAGGTCGAGAGCTCCATCGGGCAGCGTACGCCTTCGGGAACGTACACGAAGGAGCCGTCCGAGAAGACCGCCGAGTTGAGAGAGGCGAAGAAGTTGTCAGTGGTTGGCACCACCGAGCCGAGGTATTTCTGCACCAGCTCGGGGTGCTCGCGAACCGCCTCGGAGAAGGAGCAAAAGATGATACCGAGCTCGTTCAGCTTGTCTTTGAATGTGGTTGCAACAGAGACGCTGTCGAAGACCGCGTCGACCGCCACGCCCGCGAGAATCTTCTGCTCCTCGAGGGGGATGCCCAGCTTTTCATAGGTGGCGAGGATCTCCGGGGCGACCTCGTCGAGGCTCT
Coding sequences within:
- a CDS encoding SUF system NifU family Fe-S cluster assembly protein, producing the protein MSDMRELYQEIILDHNKKPRNCYVMDCATRTADGHNPLCGDTVKVYLRIEDGVIEEISFQGEGCAICTASTSLMTESVKGRSVAEVKEIFDGFHDMLTGVAKEQGVELGKLQVFEGVREYPVRVKCATLAWHTLNAAMDGDDESVTTE
- a CDS encoding cysteine desulfurase; amino-acid sequence: MSTATAAGATTLDVEKIRSDFPALHQESHGHPLAYLDNAATTQKPRAVIDAVRSFYERDCSNVHRGVHLLSQRATVAYEQARTTIKTHLGAADSREIVFTRSTTEGINLVAWSFLRPRLEAGDEILISHMEHHSNIVPWQLLCEEKGANLKVIPIDDDGDIVLDEYEKLLSERTRIVGIVHVSNALGTINPVREIIKIAHHRGVPVLVDGAQALPHLSVDVRDLDCDFFVCSAHKAYGPTGIGALYGKREHLLDMVPYQGGGDMILSVSFDRTTYAEPPHRFEAGTPNIEGAIGFAAALMYLEDIGLDAVAAHEAELLAAATEAVLEVPGVRLVGTARDKASVLSFVVDGIHPHDIGTILDSEGVAVRAGHHCAQPVMARYGLSATVRASFALYNTEREIDALVTGLKKVQEVFG
- the sufD gene encoding Fe-S cluster assembly protein SufD, with product MTQTTAFSDALDAAAALPAPELLQGLRLKGRESFAEQGLPNRRQEAWRFTRLTGIGDTDFVAPRAVAPRVDVTQWQLADAHLLVFVDGISSPDVSQIGDRPDGVVVSNLVIGATSGSETVAQHLGSLAPLDQHPFAALNSALIADGAFIHLPTGVELERPIQLIFVSGTDARPTLNAPRILIVAEAGSRATVVEHHVGKVSSLSCPVTEVVLAENSTLDHVIVQEEHPSAHHLAVRQARLAAGSRYSAQAISLGGALARTDIGVVLEGEGANASLDGLYLGDDKQQADTHLTMRHASPNCESHQLYKGILGGRAKAVFNGRIIVDQDAQKTDANQSNRNLLLSEDAVVNSNPQLEIFADDVRCTHGSTVGQLDEEAVFYLRSRGIGRDEAAQLLTLAFAGEILDRIPVTDLRQRLEDVVAERLAAMTDKANSE
- the sufC gene encoding Fe-S cluster assembly ATPase SufC; its protein translation is MSLLELKDLHVSVDRTEILKGIDLTVNPGEVHAIMGPNGSGKSTLASVLAGREEYEVTGGEIRYAGQNLLELDAETRAREGLFLAFQYPVEIPGVSNTYFLRTALNAIRTHRGEEEIDAMDFLELVRERAKVVKLDDSLLKRPVNEGFSGGEKKRNEIFHLAVLEPKLAILDETDSGLDIDALRIVADGVNSLRNTERSFVLITHYQRLLDYIEPDFVHVLINGRIVKSGDRELALRLEDQGYEWLDLEPAQAAGA
- the sufB gene encoding Fe-S cluster assembly protein SufB yields the protein MATQDKLIEDFANREYEHGFVTEVEQETLPPGLDEDVIRQISARKEEPEWMLEWRLKAYRHWLTMEEPRWPNVSYPKIDYQAISYFAAPKKQVESLDEVAPEILATYEKLGIPLEEQKILAGVAVDAVFDSVSVATTFKDKLNELGIIFCSFSEAVREHPELVQKYLGSVVPTTDNFFASLNSAVFSDGSFVYVPEGVRCPMELSTYFRINAANTGQFERTLIVADKGSYVSYLEGCTAPMRDENQLHAAVVELVALEDAKIKYSTVQNWYPGDKETGEGGIFNFVTKRGICKGDRSKISWTQVETGSAITWKYPSVILKGDDTVGEFYSVALTSGYQQADTGSKMFHLGNNTSSTIVSKGISAARGQNTYRGLVKVGKKASNARNFSQCDSMLIGDRCGAHTFPYIEIGNPSAQVEHEASTSKIGEDQIFYCNQRGIETEDAVSMIVNGFCKEVFRELPMEFAVEAQKLLGVSLEGSVG